The genome window GCGACAATGGACGAGCTGAAGAAGGAGATCATAACTAACCGCGAGGCTATTTTAGGCGGCATGGGTGCATCCTCGGCGCCGGGGCAAGCTTAGAACGACTTTTAGCTACCTTATAGCCCATGAACTTAGCCTTGATGGCCGCGGAGAAACGCCTCTGCGGTCATTTGTTTACCGCTTGGGGCGATCAGTTCGAGGATGGTTACGTATCGTCCGTCACAGCACTTGACGCTCAGCGGCGATGCTGGGGCGTCTGAGGCGCGAGTTTTAGTGATAATGAGTTCACGGCCATGAATGCGCAGACGACTACGTGGAAAGCCGAGATACGCCCGCACATGGGCATCGGCGGCGGCTGCGGTCATTGCCGTCGGATCAATGAGTGACATGTCCTTGGAGAGCAGCTGGCAATACGTGGCATCGGCGTCGTTTTGCGGGGTCGGCTGAAGCGTACCGGCAAGGATGCTTGGCAGCGTGCGCACGAGCAGGTCGCTGCCGGCAGCAAACAACTCATCATACAGCTGCGGTTTGGTTTCAGTGCCGGTGAGCGGGTGACGGTGTTGGGCATAAATCGGGCCAGCGTCCATCTGGGCGTCAAGTTGCATAATGGAGATGCCAGTTTCTGAGTCTTGGTGTGCAATGGCCGCCTCGATCGGTGAAGGGCCACGCCATGTTGGTAGTAGCGAAGGGTGGAGATTGATAATGCCGGGAGTGAAGAGGTCGATGATTGACTGGGGGATGATTTTGCCGTAAGCGACGAGGACGCCGGCGACAGGCTGAAGGGCGGTGATATCGGGGATAATGTCGCGGAGCTTGTTGGGTTGCCAGACGAGGATGCCATGTTGGCGGGCAAAGGTCTTGACTGGTGGTTCGGTAAGCTTATGGCCGCGGCCGCTACGCATATCGGGTTTGGTAATGACGGCGCGAATGGAAAATCCTGCCTCGTAGAGTGCTTTAAGGGT of Candidatus Nanosynbacter lyticus contains these proteins:
- the fmt gene encoding methionyl-tRNA formyltransferase — translated: MPPIIFFGTEAYSLITLKALYEAGFSIRAVITKPDMRSGRGHKLTEPPVKTFARQHGILVWQPNKLRDIIPDITALQPVAGVLVAYGKIIPQSIIDLFTPGIINLHPSLLPTWRGPSPIEAAIAHQDSETGISIMQLDAQMDAGPIYAQHRHPLTGTETKPQLYDELFAAGSDLLVRTLPSILAGTLQPTPQNDADATYCQLLSKDMSLIDPTAMTAAAADAHVRAYLGFPRSRLRIHGRELIITKTRASDAPASPLSVKCCDGRYVTILELIAPSGKQMTAEAFLRGHQG